One genomic region from ANME-2 cluster archaeon encodes:
- a CDS encoding DsrE family protein → MTQGKQLTIVSVRCPYGDEAPFTLLRLAHAAKEKGITVNFFNYLDSTLIGNREQVPKEYPSVEKIFADVLKKGLKNPKTDAIACIKCTDSRGVTKTQTEGVVIGGLYDLAEWIAESDKTILLG, encoded by the coding sequence ATGACACAGGGAAAACAACTCACCATCGTATCCGTACGCTGCCCTTACGGCGATGAGGCACCGTTCACGTTATTAAGGCTTGCCCATGCCGCTAAGGAAAAAGGCATCACCGTGAACTTCTTTAACTACCTGGATTCCACTCTTATCGGGAACAGGGAACAGGTACCAAAGGAATATCCGTCCGTGGAGAAGATATTTGCAGACGTGCTCAAGAAAGGACTGAAAAATCCCAAGACCGATGCCATTGCCTGCATTAAATGCACGGACAGCCGTGGAGTGACCAAAACCCAGACCGAAGGCGTGGTCATTGGCGGGCTCTATGACCTGGCAGAGTGGATCGCCGAATCAGATAAAACCATATTACTGGGGTGA
- a CDS encoding DsrE family protein produces the protein MTRLLLVLTKDPFTTETPELVVDIANEAKNKGADVSLYLIEDGVTAAREHEFGQHIAILQQKGVRVFADDKSVLSRGIYDKLIDGVEIKEIETLLDFIVDDYDRTAWF, from the coding sequence ATGACTAGATTGTTGCTTGTATTAACAAAGGACCCGTTTACCACCGAAACACCAGAACTGGTGGTAGATATAGCTAATGAGGCAAAGAACAAAGGCGCGGACGTCTCCCTCTACCTGATAGAGGATGGTGTCACCGCGGCCCGGGAACATGAATTCGGACAGCATATCGCTATCCTGCAGCAAAAAGGTGTCAGGGTGTTCGCTGACGACAAGAGCGTACTGTCCCGGGGCATCTATGACAAGCTTATTGATGGCGTTGAGATCAAGGAGATAGAGACACTACTGGATTTCATCGTTGATGACTATGACAGGACCGCATGGTTCTAA
- a CDS encoding YkgJ family cysteine cluster protein, which translates to MIKISENVEQWECDYKDCRATCCRRSNPLTIFDVKKISQRRGLDWSEFADFDEDKVRLFLKKGDNGCIFLDDDCKCSIYGFKPLVCRLLPFEISGVVQADEPILHLKPIDECPGYGNGPTLDDDFIWQVERDATLYLHENQKLCRKFREEDRDIDALLG; encoded by the coding sequence ATGATAAAGATATCAGAGAACGTGGAACAGTGGGAATGCGACTACAAAGACTGCCGGGCTACATGCTGCAGGCGAAGCAATCCATTGACCATCTTTGACGTGAAGAAAATATCCCAGCGTCGGGGACTTGATTGGAGCGAATTCGCTGACTTTGATGAAGATAAGGTCAGGTTGTTCCTGAAAAAAGGCGACAACGGCTGCATCTTCCTGGATGATGACTGCAAGTGTTCCATATACGGATTCAAACCCCTGGTCTGCAGGCTGCTTCCGTTCGAGATATCCGGAGTAGTGCAGGCCGATGAACCGATACTGCATTTGAAACCCATAGACGAATGTCCTGGTTACGGTAATGGCCCAACACTGGATGATGATTTCATCTGGCAGGTGGAGCGGGATGCGACCCTGTACCTGCACGAGAACCAGAAGCTTTGCCGGAAATTCAGGGAAGAGGACAGGGATATTGACGCATTGCTGGGGTAA
- a CDS encoding MoaD family protein has translation MVKVRFSSALNSVTGTRETTVELGDTTIKAVFDELVKKFGADFEKRIFENGEVRRFVNVYVNGDDIRHLSGLDTPATDSDEVSILPAVSGG, from the coding sequence ATGGTAAAAGTACGATTCTCATCAGCACTGAACAGTGTCACAGGCACCCGGGAAACCACAGTAGAACTGGGTGATACGACCATTAAAGCCGTGTTTGACGAACTGGTAAAGAAGTTTGGCGCTGATTTCGAGAAAAGGATATTTGAGAACGGTGAAGTACGCAGGTTCGTGAACGTCTACGTAAACGGCGATGATATCAGGCACCTGTCCGGGCTGGACACTCCAGCCACTGATAGTGACGAAGTATCAATACTGCCTGCAGTAAGTGGCGGGTAA
- the thrC gene encoding threonine synthase, which produces MSHVIGLKCRECGAEYPANIQNTCYECFGPLEVNYDWEYIKEHISKEKIERGPSSIWRYADLLPVEGTDYVDLGAGFNKLHHAKNLGRELGLKELYILDESVNPTNSFKDRVTSVAVTKAREFGATAIGCASTGNLASAVAAHGAKAGLPAYIFIPSSIELGKITQMSAYAPNIIAVEGTYDDANRLASEVADMHPDWAFVNITVRPYYTEGSKTLAFETAEQLGWQAPDHFVAPLASGALLCAIKRGYDELAKLDFIDSSDNIKVSGAQPLGCSPISCAVRENKEVIPIRELNTIAHSLAIGNPADGYYAKNVILDSGGYAASPTDDEIIDAIFLLARTEGIFTEPAGGTTIAGLRKLVEEGRIDPDERTVVYVTGNGLKAQDTLIKHIKVPQAIKPTFSEFEKQYKQLVVAQ; this is translated from the coding sequence TCTCATGTAATTGGCTTAAAATGCAGGGAATGCGGTGCAGAGTACCCTGCTAATATTCAAAACACATGCTACGAGTGCTTCGGCCCCCTGGAGGTCAACTACGACTGGGAATACATCAAGGAGCATATCAGCAAAGAAAAGATCGAAAGAGGTCCCAGCTCCATCTGGAGATATGCCGACCTTTTGCCCGTAGAAGGCACAGACTACGTTGACCTGGGTGCAGGTTTCAACAAGCTCCACCATGCTAAGAACCTCGGCAGGGAACTGGGACTGAAAGAACTCTACATCCTGGACGAGTCAGTGAACCCCACCAACAGTTTCAAGGACCGCGTCACCTCAGTGGCGGTCACCAAAGCAAGAGAGTTCGGTGCCACCGCCATCGGATGCGCTTCCACCGGCAACCTGGCATCAGCAGTGGCAGCCCACGGTGCCAAGGCAGGACTTCCGGCATACATATTCATACCTTCCAGTATCGAACTGGGTAAGATCACCCAGATGAGCGCATACGCTCCCAATATTATCGCAGTTGAAGGCACTTATGACGATGCCAACCGCCTGGCCAGCGAGGTTGCAGACATGCACCCTGACTGGGCCTTTGTCAATATTACGGTGCGCCCCTACTACACCGAAGGGTCAAAGACCCTGGCCTTCGAGACCGCAGAACAATTGGGCTGGCAGGCCCCTGACCATTTCGTGGCTCCCCTGGCAAGCGGCGCCCTGTTGTGCGCGATAAAACGCGGCTACGATGAACTGGCAAAACTTGACTTTATCGACAGCAGTGACAATATCAAGGTATCAGGAGCACAACCTCTCGGATGCTCGCCAATCTCATGCGCAGTGCGGGAAAACAAAGAGGTCATACCCATCCGTGAACTGAATACCATTGCCCACAGTCTTGCCATCGGCAACCCGGCTGACGGGTACTATGCCAAGAACGTCATACTGGACAGCGGCGGATATGCCGCGTCACCCACAGACGATGAGATCATCGATGCCATCTTCCTGCTGGCCCGTACAGAGGGCATATTCACCGAACCTGCCGGAGGCACAACAATTGCAGGTCTCAGGAAACTGGTCGAGGAAGGGCGTATCGACCCTGACGAGCGCACCGTGGTCTATGTGACAGGGAACGGTCTCAAGGCCCAGGATACCCTGATAAAACACATCAAGGTGCCACAGGCTATCAAGCCCACATTCAGCGAGTTCGAAAAACAGTATAAACAACTGGTAGTGGCCCAATGA